The following proteins are encoded in a genomic region of Coffea eugenioides isolate CCC68of chromosome 6, Ceug_1.0, whole genome shotgun sequence:
- the LOC113773968 gene encoding ankyrin repeat-containing protein ITN1-like, with the protein MEKKIYDAALHGNVNILHELLQEDKSILDRVSLNCTNNYTPLHIAAMRGHEEFVKVILAQSPELSTELDSRQKLSPLHLASARGHSKIVEALVNANPDMCLVLDRNGSNPLHLAAVKGRVKVLEMLVDSRPFAAREKTKRGESILHVCVKYNQLDALKKLVEIVDDEEFLNQKDGDGLSILHLVVISKQIQVLQEQFEYIDINVKLIMCTFFLFKKGIGEKEQNESSSRTRLSCRT; encoded by the coding sequence ATGGAGAAAAAGATTTATGATGCAGCCCTTCATGGAAATGTCAATATTCTTCATGAATTGCTCCAAGAAGATAAATCAATTCTTGATAGAGTTTCTTTAAATTGTACCAACAATTATACTCCTCTGCATATAGCAGCAATGAGAGGGCATGAAGAATTTGTCAAAGTAATATTGGCTCAAAGCCCTGAGCTATCTACTGAGCTAGATTCGCGTCAAAAATTGTCACCCCTTCATTTGGCATCAGCTAGAGGGCATTCGAAGATTGTGGAGGCATTGGTAAATGCTAATCCTGACATGTGCTTGGTTCTTGATCGAAATGGCAGCAACCCTCTTCATCTTGCAGCCGTCAAAGGCAGAGTCAAGGTTTTGGAAATGCTGGTTGATTCAAGGCCGTTTGCAGCTAGAGAAAAGACCAAACGTGGGGAGTCTATTTTGCATGTGTGTGTGAAGTATAATCAGTTGGATGCCCTGAAGAAGCTGGTGGAAATTGTGGATGATGAGGAGTTCTTAAATCAGAAGGATGGCGATGGCCTCAGCATATTGCATTTGGTTGTTATTTCCAAGCAAATTCAGGTATTACAAGAACAGTTTgaatatattgatattaatgTCAAATTGATTATGTGTACCTTCTTCCTTTTTAAGAAAGGGATTGGTGAGAAAGAGCAAAATGAAAGCAGTAGTCGGACACGGCTTTCTTGTAGAACGTGA
- the LOC113773969 gene encoding subtilisin-like protease SBT1.5 produces MAISSNLPLLPAALFLLLLPTSSVLATERERKTFIVRVRPDAKPSIFPTHQHWYESSLTSLLSSHHSTAATATSPPPPPPPLLLHTYSTVFHGFSAQLTVSQAHALHSFPGILAVIPEQVRQLHTTRSPQFLGLKTSDSAGLLKESDFGSDLVIAVIDTGIWPERKSFDDRDLGPVPPKWKGACVPGRDFLATSCNRKLIGARYFSNGYEATNGKMNETTEYRSPRDSDGHGTHTASIAAGRYVFPASTLGYARGVAAGMAPKARLAAYKVCWNSGCLTLLARVPKGLSLTLKPSRRTFLGFSPPFGDAI; encoded by the coding sequence ATGGCCATCTCTTCCAATCTTCCTCTCCTCCCTGCTGCACTGTTTCTCTTACTCCTCCCAACATCATCTGTCTTAGCCACTGAAAGAGAGCGCAAGACCTTCATCGTACGAGTTCGCCCTGATGCTAAGCCTTCCATCTTCCCCACTCACCAGCACTGGTACGAGTCCTCCCTCACCTCTCTCCTCTCATCTCATCATTCCACCGCTGCTACTGCCACTTCCcctccccctcctcctcctcctcttcttctccaCACCTACAGCACCGTCTTCCACGGCTTCTCTGCTCAGCTCACTGTTTCCCAAGCTCACGCCCTTCATTCCTTCCCCGGCATTCTCGCTGTTATTCCCGAGCAAGTCAGGCAACTTCATACCACGCGATCCCCTCAATTTCTCGGCCTTAAGACCTCCGACAGCGCCGGCTTGCTCAAGGAGTCCGATTTCGGCTCCGATCTTGTCATCGCTGTTATTGATACTGGGATATGGCCTGAGAGGAAATCCTTCGACGATCGGGACCTTGGCCCCGTTCCCCCCAAGTGGAAAGGCGCCTGCGTCCCCGGGAGGGACTTTCTGGCCACTTCCTGCAACAGGAAATTGATCGGAGCTAGGTACTTCAGCAATGGCTACGAGGCCACCAACGGGAAGATGAACGAGACCACCGAGTATCGCTCGCCCAGGGATTCAGACGGCCATGGCACCCACACCGCTTCCATTGCCGCCGGCAGGTACGTCTTTCCTGCGTCGACTCTGGGGTACGCTCGCGGCGTGGCTGCTGGGATGGCCCCCAAAGCTCGCTTAGCTGCGTATAAAGTTTGTTGGAACTCCGGCTGCTTGACCCTTCTGGCAAGAGTTCCGAAAGGCCTGAGCTTGACCTTGAAACCCTCCAGAAGAACATTTCTGGGATTTTCGCCACCATTCGGGGATgcaatttag
- the LOC113773970 gene encoding uncharacterized protein LOC113773970, with protein sequence MDLIPQNPPEMNQQIEEVLRQVGALKAEEITESITNVTNTTRPNNFSPDDYSQPLRNDTVPAEEHSQMPINIVPAENAPSQVNPSTTTQGANQPSNFRWLEQKSKALMVVASLIATMAFQAGLSPPGAVWQDDATQDSSGNPAPNPHKAGESVMAYHHLHYYKYFLRFNTTAFVSSLSIILMLISELPFKHEIFMWFLVGVMWLTATTIALTYGISIAYVTPEMDKEQLGHVIEIAVAAWCGVITLVLLGKTAYSLHQWWKNGRRIRWPMTKRNSLVRNHGNQLSIASTSFV encoded by the coding sequence ATGGACCTTATACCACAAAATCCCCCGGAGATGAATCAACAGATTGAAGAGGTTCTTCGACAAGTAGGAGCCTTAAAGGCAGAGGAAATCACTGAATCCATTACAAACGTTACTAATACCACGAGGCCTAACAATTTTTCACCAGATGACTATTCTCAACCATTAAGAAATGATACTGTGCCTGCAGAGGAACATTCTCAAATGCCAATTAATATTGTCCCTGCAGAAAATGCACCATCTCAAGTTAATCCATCAACAACCACACAAGGAGCTAATCAGCCATCCAATTTCAGATGGTTAGAACAGAAAAGCAAAGCACTAATGGTCGTGGCATCGCTCATCGCGACAATGGCTTTCCAGGCCGGGTTAAGCCCACCAGGAGCAGTTTGGCAAGATGATGCAACTCAGGATTCTTCAGGAAATCCTGCACCAAATCCACACAAGGCAGGCGAATCCGTTATGGCTTACCATCATCTCCATTACTACAAGTATTTCCTTCGGTTCAACACGACTGCCTTTGTTTCATCCCTCAGCATAATCCTGATGCTCATCAGTGAACTACCCTTCAAGCATGAGATCTTCATGTGGTTCTTGGTGGGTGTTATGTGGTTAACGGCTACTACAATTGCACTAACTTATGGTATATCAATTGCATATGTTACACCAGAGATGGATAAGGAACAACTTGGTCATGTGATTGAAATTGCCGTAGCTGCATGGTGTGGTGTGATAACTCTTGTTCTCCTGGGGAAAACTGCCTATTCCTTGCACCAATGGtggaaaaatggaagaagaaTAAGGTGGCCGATGACAAAGAGGAATTCACTTGTTCGGAACCATGGAAATCAACTAAGTATAGCATCAACTTCATTCGTCTAA
- the LOC113775722 gene encoding probable auxin efflux carrier component 1b, which yields MITITDLYHVLTAVVPLYVAMILAYGSVRWWKIFSPDQCSGINRFVALFAVPLLSFHFISTNNPYAMNYRFIAADTLQKIIVLVVLAIWARTSSRGSLEWSITLFSLSTLPNTLVMGIPLLKGMYGDASGSLMVQIVVLQCIIWYTLMLFLFEYRGARMLIAEQFPDTAGSIISFKVDSDIISLDGKEPLQTEAEVGEDGKLHVTVRKSTSSRSEIFSRRSHGPNSGLSMTPRPSNLTNAEIYSLQSSRNPTPRGSSFNHTDFYSMVNGKNASNVSPRQSNFGNMNFDEENGLGGFGNLSKANGVCGQGNAGYPAPASAGIFSPVSGPGAKRKANGTDGGKDLHMFVWSSSASPVSEGGIHVFRGGDYGNDLGVGAHPKDYDDFGRDEFSFGNRPGANGDDREGPVLSKLGSSSTAELHPKASAQDIKATAMPPASVMTRLILIMVWRKLIRNPNTYSSLFGLTWSLVSFRWGIQMPAIIAKSISILSDAGLGMAMFSLGLFMALQPKIVACGKTVAAFSMAVRFLTGPAVMAAASIAVGLRGVLLHIAIVQAALPQGIVPFVFAKEYNVHPDILSTMVIFGMLIALPITLVYYILLGL from the exons TGATCTTAGCCTATGGATCAGTGAGATGGTGGAAAATTTTCAGCCCAGACCAATGTTCAGGGATCAATAGATTTGTGGCTCTTTTTGCTGTTCCTCTGCTTTCTTTTCACTTCATATCTACCAACAATCCATATGCTATGAACTACAGGTTCATAGCAGCTGACACTCTTCAGAAAATCATTGTTCTTGTTGTTCTAGCTATCTGGGCAAGGACTAGCTCAAGAGGATCCCTTGAATGGTCCATTACTCTGTTTTCCTTGTCCACACTCCCTAACACACTTGTTATGGGGATTCCTCTGCTGAAGGGCATGTATGGTGATGCGTCAGGAAGCCTAATGGTTCAAATAGTTGTGCTTCAATGCATCATTTGGTACACATTGATGCTTTTCTTGTTTGAGTACAGAGGTGCAAGAATGCTCATTGCTGAGCAGTTTCCTGACACTGCAGGCTCTATTATCTCGTTCAAAGTTGATTCCGATATCATCTCTTTGGATGGTAAAGAGCCATTACAGACTGAAGCTGAGGTTGGTGAAGACGGGAAGCTTCATGTAACTGTGAGAAAATCCACTAGTTCAAGGTCCGAAATCTTCTCGAGGAGATCTCATGGGCCTAATTCTGGTCTTTCAATGACTCCTAGACCATCAAACCTGACTAATGCAGAGATATATTCTCTTCAGTCATCAAGAAATCCAACTCCAAGGGGTTCAAGCTTTAATCACACTGATTTTTATTCCATGGTAAATGGAAAGAATGCTAGCAATGTCAGTCCAAGGCAATCaaattttgggaacatgaacttTGATGAGGAGAATGGTTTAGGTGGTTTTGGGAATCTCTCCAAAGCTAATGGGGTTTGCGGACAGGGAAATGCAGGGTACCCTGCTCCAGCTAGTGCCGGAATATTTTCTCCAGTATCCGGTCCGGGGGCGAAAAGGAAGGCTAATGGGACTGATGGTGGCAAAGATCTTCACATGTTTGTTTGGAGCTCAAGTGCTTCACCAGTTTCTGAAGGAGGGATTCATGTGTTCAGGGGAGGAGACTACGGAAATGATCTTGGAGTCGGAGCTCACCCAAAAG ATTATGATGATTTTGGAAGAGATGAATTTAGCTTTGGAAACAGACCAGGAGCAAATGGAGATGACCGTGAAGGGCCAGTATTGTCCAAGCTTGGTTCAAGTTCCACAGCTGAGCTCCATCCTAAAGCCAGTGCTCAAGACATCAAGGCAACTGCTATGCCCCCTGCTAGTGTCATGACCAGACTAATTTTGATAATGGTCTGGAGGAAACTCATTAGGAATCCCAATACTTATTCCAGTCTATTTGGGTTGACATGGTCCCTGGTCTCATTCAG GTGGGGTATACAAATGCCTGCAATAATTGCCAAATCCATTTCCATACTATCTGATGCTGGTCTTGGAATGGCCATGTTTAGTCTTG GTTTATTCATGGCCTTGCAGCCCAAAATCGTTGCCTGTGGAAAAACAGTTGCTGCTTTCTCAATGGCAGTTCGCTTCCTCACCGGACCTGCTGTCATGGCTGCTGCCTCAATCGCAGTTGGATTGCGAGGCGTCTTATTACACATTGCCATTGTTCAG GCTGCTCTTCCACAGGGAATTGTTCCTTTTGTCTTTGCAAAGGAGTACAACGTTCATCCAGACATACTGAGCACAAT GGTTATATTTGGGATGTTAATAGCTCTACCAATCACTCTAGTCTACTACATTTTGCTGGGGCTCTGA